The genomic stretch GGCTGGGCAACAGCCTCCCCTTGCCCCCGCGTGAGACGTGGACTCCTAGAGATGGAAAGGCCCCCATCACCCTGAGCCCTCTTTTTCCCCTCTGCCCGGGGGATGGAGGCACCTGGCTAGGctgtgatgggggcaggggcgtGGAGAAACTGGTTACGTTCCACACGTCCCCTCTCCCAGCCTCTGTCCAGGCCTTGCATGGCGGGTGGATAGCTTCTGCAACGTCTTTGACTCGGCatgggggggcggtggggtgcCCAGGCCATGGGAGGCAAagaccccctcctccaccccaggcaCTTGTGTTGTAGACGGTGACGCtaactccgggggggggggggggggcgcgccaGCAGCCGAGGGGGTGGGACACACGTGCCTGACGCTCCAGAACAGAGGGGCCGGAGACGGGGGGCAGCCGTCAGCCCCAGGAGAGAACGGCCTGACGTACACGCTCCAAAGCTGCTGcaatccagtgtgtgtgtgtggggggggacggggacggggggaCACACAGACGGGTGGGCGatggccctggcccagccccatccAAGGCCACCGAGGTGCAGCGGGCCCGGCCAATGCCATCTCCGAAGCCCAGGGCACCCACATTGAGCGCCCCTCCAAGCTCAGGGTGCCCCACTGTCTGCAGGCCGGGCTGGCCTCTGGCCCCTGCGGGCAGCACGGCCTCATTGCTCCCCAGGGAAAACAAAATAGCTCTCTCCGGTTAAGAGCTAGGTGTTGAAGGCAGCTGGAAAGAGGGGTGCGGGGGGATTTCTCCATGCAGGACCAACAGGGCAGCCTCACtcagctctccccctccccgagaacggccctgggctggggggtgggatcCTCATTAAAATAGGAGGCATTTGTGCaaagcaccccctcccccccaagggcAGAGTGAGGGGAGTGCCGGATGGCAGGAAAGTAACAAAACCCCCAAAAGGGGACCGTAAAAAAAGGGTCTGGCCCAGATTGTACAAAGAGGGAAGGTCTGGCCCGGTGCCACCTGGGTGCGGCCGGCTAGCAGGGCAAGTCCTGGCCTGGTGCAGCCGCCGCAGGGGAGGGCCCCTGGGCACGTCTGGCTGGCTCAGAGAGGGGGGCTCACTGGTTGTCCCCCGGCTGGTACTGAGGCTCTGTGGCAGTGAAATAGTCTTCCAGGAAGGACTGGAGGTATTCGAAAGTGGGGCGCTCCTCGGGCTCCTTCTTCCAGCACTGCACCATCAGCTCgtgcagggagggggggcagCTGCCCGGGCACTGCATGCGGTACCCCCGCTCCACTTGCTCCAGCACCTCCCGGTTATTCATGCCTGCACAACAAGGACAGCGGCTGagtcgggggagggaggggctgctgctagAGGTTCTTTGTGGGCATTAATGATGGGTATTTCCTAGGGAGGGGGGGACGTGCTATGGCCCCACCCTACTGAGGCCGGGGGGAAGTGGTCACACCATTAGTGTCAGTgatgggaagagaacccaggagtcctgaccggCAGGCCCCACTGCTCTAACCGCTAATAATGCTGCCTGGTTCCTCTCTAGCGCTTCTCATCAGTAGCTCTCTGGGCACTTCCCAACGGAGTCagcagcattatccccattttacagatggggaaactgaggcagagtggggctgtgAGTTGCCAAGGGTTACCCCACAGGCCAGCGGCAGAGCCAGGCATAGACCCCAGTGCTCTACCTGCTAAacaccacttccctcccagagccgggaatAGACCCAACTCCTagaccactgctctaaccactagaccctgctccctccCGTGGACCAGCACAAGCCCCAACAGCCCCTACTAAAGAACACAACCccagcaggagggggcagagccagcagctgccTCTTGGCGCCAGACAGCCGTACCTGGGTAGGGCACGCGGCCCTTGGTGACGAGCTCTGTCAGAAGGATGCCAAAGGACCACACGTCTGACTTGATGGTGAATTTCCCATAGAGAGCAGCCTCCGGGGCCGTCCACTTGATGGGGAACTTGGCACCTGCAGGGAGGTGGGGTAGATGAGATgggacggggggaggggcagagaccaCCACAGGGGGCAGGCTCCCCTGGGGCAGCATGCCCGCCACCAGCTAGGGCGCAGGGCTCCTCAGGCCCGATGCCAGCGGGGGATCCGTGGCCTCTTTGCCTCCCCCAGCATTAGCACGTGGGTGCTGCGGGAGGTCACTCTGCCCCATGGcccagctggggcagaggggagcccAGCCACAAAGGGTCTATTGCCACTCccacccctgggcacaggccaAGAGCCCTGCCCACTCCCTCCCACCTTGGCACCCCCTGCGCGCCTCTGCAGCCAGGCCCACCTTGGCGTGCTGTGTACTCATTATCCTCGATGAGGCGGGCCAGGCCGAAGTCCGCGATCTTACACACCAGGTTGTCAGCCACCAGGATGTTGGCAGCGCGCAAGTCCCGGTGGATGTAATTCATCCGCTCGATGTAGGCCATGCCGGCCGCGATCTgcagggaggggagtgtgtggtGAGAATGCGGTCACCCTGGGTaagcccccatcccctgccccgccccccacccccagcctggctgggggaTGGGATGCAGACCCTCCCTCATCTCCTTGGGGTtagtcccagcccctccccacccaggacGGGGGTGGGCTGGGCAAGTTGCAAGGAGCCCCCCTGCAGACGAGACCCGGCCAAGTGTTGGAtctccagccctgggaggggctGGTGATTTCCGCTTCCTACCCCCACCAGGACCCATCTCCTGGTACCTGGGCCGACATGTCCACCAGCTGGGGCAGCTTCAGGAACCGGCCATCTCCATCCTTCAGGAAATCCAGCAAGCtccctgggggagaggagagggagcaTCAGGACATGAgcctccagctgtgccccccacccccggctagAAGTCGCCATGTTCTCCATCAAGTCCCTTGCCCTGGTGCAGACACAGCTGGGGCGAGGAAGGCAACCGgccaacacctccccccaccccccgggctgCGCCCGGCTCTCACCCTGGCTCATGAACTCAGTGACGATGTAGATGGGCTCCTCTGACACCACGGCGTAGAGCTGCACCAGCTTGTCGTGCCGGAGCCGCTTCATGATCTGGGCCTCCTCCAGGAAGGCCTCCGGGGACATGGTACCCGGCTTCAGCGTCTTCACCGCCACCTTGGTGGTGCCGTTCCACGTGCCTGGAGCCAGCGGGAAGGCAGGGGACAGCGTCACGGTGCGCTCGCCCCGACCGGCGGTGGCAATGCAGGGAGGGTGTGGGGGCGGGTCAGTCACTGCCAGCTCCAGGGCGGGCGGTGGCGGTGGGGGAATGCCTCCAGGATGAAGAGCCCAGCAAAGAAGCCCTCGTCACTCCCAGGGCAAGTAGCAGACCCTGAGTCACTCTCACCCCTTCCCTGATGAGATCCCCAGATCAGCCCCCCTCAGTGGGATGGGCAGGAATGCCTGtgtctcactcccctcccccctcatggGACAGGCAGTGGGTGCCCATATCTCACCCCATTTCAGGGACAGGGGTCCGaaagtctcccctccccagagcctccccccagGATGGCTCAGTGTAGAAGCCTCACATGGAATGGGGCAAATTCCCTTCCCGCATCCCCATATGGGCTGGAAAACTTCAGAGAGGcttccctgaggccccctccCCACATCTGATGGGCAGAGACCCTCACTCCTGCCCCTACATGGATAATCAGAACCTGAGGGTCTGGTGGAGACTAGATGGaaccaccctcccccaccccccaggcctctcccagccctgcaatATCCAGGCTCTGGCCCCGTCCCCATCCTCCTGCTGCAACGTGCCTGCCTTACCCATCCACACGTCTCCGAAACATCCCATGCCAAGCTTCTTGTCCAAGCTTACGGACTCCCGCGTTATTTCCCAGGCGTCTTTAGACAGGCTCATAGTCTGGGGCTTCATATTGGGGCATACCCGGGTTAGTAGATGGCACAGACCGTCATTGAACTCTGCAGGGGATGGGATGACGGGGAGGAGgcgggagagaggaaggggggagTGGAGAATGGGATGAATTCAGCATGCACATGCACAAGGGCTGAGAGGCGGAGGAGTGGAGCCAGGCTCAGATTGATCGCCTGCCTTGGCACTGTGGCGAAGGCTGACTTGTCCACCAGCTGGAGCTCTTCACCTGTGGTCCCAGGATGCAACATGTAGGGTCACAGCAGAGGTTTGTTTGTCCTCCTAGGGCAGGGTCTCCCCTTGGGTACATGGGTCCGGCATGGATCCGCCCTGCAGCCCCGACCTCCCCAACAAGAGGACGGGTCACTTATGGCTGCCCAGATCCGACAGACGGCCCGCCCTCCAGACAGGTGCACAGAGAGGATTTACTGGCTGCCAGGTCTGGCTGCTtagtggggcagagccaggagcaaaTGGCAGTGCCATGCGGCTGGCTTGGAGGCCAGGCTGAGGCGGGATGAATTGATTTGTTCCCTCCCTCTACAGATTCGCTGTCCCGGGCCCTAGAGCCAGCAGAGAGCGGTTAGACTCCGACAGAGCATCCCAGAGCAGGCGATcaggagctccccacccccaggggagggggggcactaGGCTGGATCCAAGGGCAACTCCCCTGCTGTTTAGCAGGAACAGGCCTGATGGCTTTCAGCAGCATTTTTCCTTGAGCGAATTCCCATGTGCGCGAGCGAGATGTCTGTGCTGGAAAGAGTCTGGGGAGGGAAGCCCCCGCACGCATCCACAGCAAGTAAATGGTGCCCCCGAATCCCCCGGcctggccagcccagcccaggggtgAGAAGGGACTTCAGGCCCCATGGCTCAGTCAGTCCTGCTGAGATTATGAACCAGAAGACCCTGCAGATGGCTCACGCCAATAGCAAGCCCTGTCTCTTCCTGCTGTGTCCCTGGGATGCCCTGGATGGATCCAGTCTTTGGTGTGCCTCCCCTCGCCCCGGCAGGGCGCAGGGCCTGGggttctcccctcctctcccggCTCAGCCCCCCCGCTCGCCTGGAGAGTCCTACCCATCCACACTTCCCCAAACTGCCCATTGCCCAGCTTCTTGATCAGCTGCAGCGACTCTCGCGGGATCTCCCACACGTCTTTGGTTTTGACAGACAGGTCTGCCAGCTTGGGCATCCCCTTGTGGCACGGCACGGCCAGACGGCAGCACAGGCCCGCAGCTCGCTCTTGCGGACAGAGccgaggggaggagggagcgagaagaaagaaagagagagagagatgagagcACAGACAGAGAGACGAGGCCCTcgagggcagggagagagaaaccACATTGCGCTGCCCCCGGGGGCAGCACAACCAAGCCTCTCACCCGCCCCACACGGGGGTCACGCCGAGGCCCTGCTCACGGGGCAGCGTCACCatgctgcaggagaagcagcGGAAGGTGGCAATGCTAGCCGAAGCGGAGGGCAGGAGCGGGGGACTCATTGTAGGCGACCCCCGGAGGAGTCAAGCCTGGGCTTTGCAATCGGGAGGCTCCCGACCCTGCCCTTGATCGCGCGGCTCCTTGGGTGGGAGTCCTGGGGAGGAGCCCTCCGGAGCGCTGCCCTGGATGGGCCCGTTCTACCCGCCAGttggccctgccccactctgagCCCGGCCTGACTCCCTGGGTGGCCCAGCCCCGAGCAGTGGGTTTCCCAGCCGTCCTGGACCTGGCATGTTGGTCAGCAACGAACGGCGACTGCCGATCTACCTCACTGGTCTTACCCCCTCGGTCCGTGCATTGCTCCCACAGGCTGGCGTCTGTGATCggtgctggggtggggttagGCGGGGAAAAGCAGCAACCAAAGGAACCTCCCTCCCCTGTGTTGGGGCTTTGGCCAGCATGGGATGCTGGGGGGAGAAGGTGGGGGGGCGCTGCTAGACGAGGAGGGAGGCAcggtgggaggagaggggctgcGGTGTGCCAGCCAGGGCAAATTTCATTTGCAGCACAAGGAATTAGCAGAGGCCCGTCAACCTGGGCACAGGTTCCCCAAGGGCTCATCCCGCGCAGGAAGGAGAGATCTCCCGGAGCCCCTGCTCTGGGGCAAAGCCCTGCTTCTCCAGCTGCCACTGGCTGGAATTCCCCTGGGCTCAGATTTGGGGGCTTCTCTCAAGGGCTGGGGAGAAGGCATCTTGTGAAGGCCAGGCCAGTGCATTTCATTGCAGCTGCTGGGCAGGGTGCAGAAAGGCCAACGGCATCTCCAAGACACGCAGCAGGCACCCTCCAGCTCTCCCCACTTTCCGAATTCGGTCTGGACAGGCCAGCGTCACAACTGCCGCCCTCAACCCCCCTAGGGCCTGGGGGGCACCAAGACTGAATGGAGCCAGGACTATGGCTGAGTAATGCTCTCAATGCCACGCTCCCTCTGGTGCCATCCCTGCCCGGCCCTGGCTTGTCCCCCCTTACCTATGTAATGCTGGACCAGCTCCTGGATGGTCTCGAACTGGGACCGCGTGGTGATGTAATAACCCCCATTATCCAGCTTCCGGATCTTATAGTGCTTCACGTGGTCGCCCTTCGTCTCGTCCCAGTCCCGGATGGACAGGGAGTAGGCACCTGGGGAGGGACAGCAAAGTGGTCGGGctggagacagacacaggcagggtgcctggagggggtggtgggagCAGCTAGTGgacaccagcagggggcactgtgtgGTTATATGGGGGTTCAGAGGGGCGCTATTCCCCAGGCACGCGGGCTGGAAGCGCATCCCCGCCTGCTGTCACGCCCGTTATTGGAGCTGTCTGGCTGCCGGCGGGGAGGCAGATGTGGGGAAACATCTAGGCCCCCGCTGCCCCTCCCAGagtaccccccacacacacccgggATGCTGAGAGGCATGGCTGCTACCTTTGCTGGTCTCGCTCTCGCGGATGAGGAAGGTCCCTCGGGGGTTGCCGTGACACAGCAGCTGCCTCTCGGCGTCCTTTCGCCCCATCTTCCCAAAGTACCACCTGGGGCAGAGGGCAAGGAGAGGGAGGCTTAGTAACATGTCAGGGCACCTGGCAGCCACGGCTCGCCTATGCCCCGCCTGCTGCGGGGACCCAGAAAGGGGAGGGATGGATTTGGGACTCTCTAACGAAGACACAGAGGGCCAGGGGAAGGATGGTTATGGCCCAGCCCTGAGACTCAGAGAGCTGGGTCGGCTCCTGGCTTCCTGAGAGCCTTGGGAAGGTCACGGACCCTCCCAGAGCCTcagtctcccatctgtaaaatggggagaacgcAACGTCTGTTCTCCCAGCCTCTGTCTCTCTAGTTAGACTGCAGCTTCTCTGGGGCAGGGTGCTCTCTTACTTCGTGTACGTACAGCGCCCTGCACAGTGGAGCCTTAATCtcggctggggcctctaggtgctattgaAATGCACATCAGAATATGGTAGCTGGGTAGATGatgtacacacatgcacaggAGGTACTGGGTGGGGAAGTATGTTTGAGACTTAGAACAAaaatctgggagtcaggactcctgggttctgttcttggctctgcccctcggagtgaccttgggcaagttgctgaGGCCACATTGTTCAACGTTGGTCCCTGCCATTAAATATGAGTTCAGGTGGCCAATCACAGGATGGAAGTGTCAGCCTTTTAGCCTCTCTCTGTCCCAATTTTCCCCTTCTGCAAACTGGGAATAATAAACCTTACCTaccttccagcagggctgcaggggtgAATTTACTAATGGGTGCAGTGCGCTTGGGGATCTGGGAGCAGAAGGTGCTACAGGAATATTTACCCAGGCTAAGCTAGGGGTAATccactctcatgcttcagggctgatgttacaggggtcaggaaggaaacaCCCCTCCCACTTGCAGGtgaggtgcatcatgggagattcCACCTCCTGAAGCATCAGACACTGCTGGAAGCAAGTTACCACTGTGTGACCCAGCTGGTTTGATATGGAGAGGCAACTCCTAGAGCTGGGGTGCCTTGGTACAGAtcgtggggggggtgggggggggattggCTGGGGTCTGTATTGCCCCAAGGGTGCTGTGGGGGATGGAGTGTCTCCTGGACGTCCCTTTGTCACTggctccctcctctgtccccagcCAGTACACCCGGTTCTGGCAGTCAAGTGGGCTCCGTTCCCCAGTCAGCCCAGTACTCACTCTTCTGCCTGGATGGAGTCCACTGGGGCCACGTAGTTGCTGGGGACGTAGCCCGTGGCCCCTGTGTTCAGGGACCTCGCCTCCCACCAGTCGCCCTCGCTGTGGAATCAAAGAGACGGAGTGAGAATCTGTGAGAaagtcccctccccactcccgcAGGCAGGCACATAGCCCACCTTGGAGACCCCGCTGAGCCCCTCTGTCCCACTCCCGTATCATGGGGCATCCAGCACGAATACCAGAGGAGGAGCACTCCTCAgctgctcccagcctgccccaccaGGGCCGGCCAGCTTAGACCTGGGAGCAAGGCTCAGGATGGGCTTTGTCACCTCTGCCCGCCCCCCGCCAGTCACCAGTGGGTTTAACTCGGCCTAGCTGGTTGGATGGGCTTGTGGTGCAAACGCCAACGggctgtgaaatcccccagccaAGCTGCTCTCGGAGCAGGGCCGCATGGGGCagggagctccagccagcagcagacCCGGGTGCGTTTGCACTTTGGGGAGTGGAGTCAGCGTTCctggaggggaggggcccagCCCTGAATGGGACACTCACGTATTGTTGATAATGTGGAATTTCTCCCCCTTCAGGAACGTCAGGTCATCCTCTGTCCGGGCTTCGTAATCGTACAAGGCAATGAATAGGGTCACCCCCCCGCCTGCGAGACACGGGGACAAGGCAGTGAGGAATCTGCCAGGGGCAGGCTGCTGCGAGATGCCAACATCACTCTGTGTATTAGTCAATGCTTGCGGTCACgtcgtgccaggcactgcacagactgtccctgccctgaagagctcacagtctgatAGACGCAgagtgagaggggaaactgaggcacagtgcagGGAAGTGACTGggccaggtcacccagcaggccagggaatagaacccaggtctcctgactcccagcccagtgctctgtccactagagcTTTTGAGGGGCATTGGCCTTTCACCAGTGCTGCTGGGCATTTGTGCCACAGGGGAGAAGGAGTCTGGACACGGTTGGGAAGAGTTCTCACATGAGGAGGGGCTCTCAGCCTCTTCCATACCAGGCCTACCCCAGGACCCGGCTCCCATTGAGCAATACCGGAAAGGCAGATTAGTTGTTACCCCCTGGCACTGGACTGCGACCCACCAGCCCGCACAGAGACCTGAACTATTCCTAGGACAGAACGGCCCTCAGCCCAAAAGCTCATCCACCTCCACACAGCCACCCTGATTGGTGCCTGGAACCCTGGCAACCCTGCCCCATGCCCACACGAGTGCCGTCCTAGACTGTCCTACTGCGATGCCCTCTGGGCACCTATCCCACAGATCTCAGATTAGCTCCCAGCAGCCGTGAATTGTGGGAGATTTTGAAAGCCCAGGGGTGCACTGTGGGACAGGAGAGGGTGGTTTACAATCCATCGCTGGGCCTCAGCAGAATGGGGATGGGAAACAGGTTTTGCTGTACAAAGGAACCGAGAATACTCGGGCAAAGGGCCACAGCACCCGACCCTTAGTGCCCAGCACGACCCAAACCCTAGTGCAGTAGTGCCAGGATtcacactgccccctgctgggtggAGCAGGACTCACATCCCAGTGGGTTAATTGCTGGGGAAGTATTCCCCCAGCACCAcagccccaaggccctgccccactgcaggggCACCAAGGAGACTCACCTGTGATCCCCCCTCCACACACGTGCAAGGTGTTGCCGGGGTAGAGGCCGGGGCCCATGAAGGCAGGGGCGCCGGCGGTGCTGACGGGCGTGCTGTGGAAGTTGTTATAGTCAGGGATGCGGGTGAAGCTGCTGCTGAGATTCTGCTGGGTCGGGTCGGGGCCGTAGCAGGATTTCGATGCTGAGCTGGTCGTGCCATCAACGTTCTCCGTCTGGCCTTTATTCGACCCCTTCTCCTTGCAATACACACAGCCCATTCTGGGCAAAGCCTGCAGAGGGTGGAGAGAACGTGGGGGTCAAACACGGGGCGGCTGCTCAGGTCACGCTGGGGCAAAAAGACCCTGCCCTTCCTCCAGGAACTCTGCTAGCCTGCGCCCTGGGCTGTGCACCGCTGCCCATCAGTGACTCCTGCGCGCTGCTGGACCGGAACGGACCCATTGCACGGAGCGGAACAATGATCCTCCCAGCTCGGGAGCTtgactgctccctcccccagcgcTGGCCGCAGCCTGGTGGGTCCATCCCCACAGCAGCTCATTCCCACCATAGCAGGACTGTGGTCCTTCCAATGCACCCTTCCCGCCCCAGCAGATGCACCCAGCCAGAGAGCCCCACCTTCCTGCCGCACTGCACGAGAGCGACGGTCCATGCAGTCGGGCCCCACCTGCCTCTTCCTTGCACATGGCTGCCCGTGCGGGCAACTTGATGCCTCTCCCACCTGGGAGTGCGAGTGTCTGGCTGCGTGTGACGGCACATGTGTGACCACACGGCTCCATGGGCGGGGGGGCGGGATATGGGGAGCTCACTAACGTCGCCTTCCTCCCCAGCTGTCAAACTCCACTTCCTTCTCTTGCCATCTGCCACATGCCGGTTGCCTGGCAATAAGGTCGGTGGGtcaagctggaggaggagggggacagagcTGTGCCCAGCTGCCAGGGGGTTAGGGAGGGCACAGGAGTCCagccagcaggggcagggagctgggctgagctgggccagaccggGTGCCTTTAATCTATGAAGCTGGAGCTAATGGGCTGGGGGTcagctggggcagaggctggcGCCCAGGTACTCTAGTGACGGGCATGGCAGAGTGGGTACAAattcactccccccaccccccggccagCCCTGATGGAGCCATGGCAAAGCAAGGTGGGGGATCCTGGTGGATTTCCCAGTAAGGCTGGTGAGATCCCTGCTGCTCGAGGCGAGCAGCTCCCAGGGTCCCGGCCCCTGCTATTCACTCTCTCTTCTGCGCGGACTACAGCAGAAGCCAGCTGCAGCATTTCTCCTACGAAGAGAAGGCGAAAGGCAGAGAAgggctggtgcaaatcagcacgGATGGCAGTTTGCACCAGCTGCGGATCCGGCCCAGGTCCCCCGCCGGAGGTGTTAGAGGGGCTCAGCTCCCTCCCACATAGGGCAGGAGCGAGGAGCGTGGACAGAGCTGGAGCAGCAGTCAGGCGTGGGGCGAACTCgtggctggggaaggagaggcGGTGGGTGCGTTAGGAGAACCGTGCCAGGCCAGGACTGAGACCCATGGGCAGAGTCGGGCATGGGGAGCCTGGGACTGGCAGAGAAGGGCGTCAAGGGGATGCAGGCCAGAAGCGAGGCGCGTTGCTTGAACGACACAGATACTGACTTGGTTTCTACAGCGTCTGCAGGCTCAGCTGAGAGcccatccctgcagccccggAAACAGGAAGAGCCCTGCGCAGCtggggtcaggctgcggctcCCAGCCTCTGTCAAGACAGGGGCTCCTCTGGTGCTGGGTGGCTGCCAAGGGCCTGCTCAGTTTTAACCACACGGGCTGGGCTGAGATCAGCACCAAGGCCTCGTCTACATCGGGGACGTTTCTGGAAAGTCTCCCCAGCGTGGCGAACGCAGGCCGGGCTCCTAGCACAGATGGGCCCTGTTCCACCCCCGGAGGGGGGTCTGGACTCTGCAGTGGGGTCCTCCGCTGGCTGGATCAGCCGGAAAGCAGCttcagaggcaggagctgggcagAGAGCTCCTTGGGCTAGTTGACACCCTGTGCCACGCGGGTAGCAATGCATGCCTCGGGCAGGGGCATGACCCAGGGTCAGCTCCAGAGACGCTGCCTGCCTGGGGACACCCTGCCCCGCGGAACTCAGGAAGGGCCTTGCCATTCAGCTTCAAAGGAAACAGGACCCGGCCCTTCTCCTGTGTCCAGCTGAGGTCTCCGGCTGTGGTGGTGCTGAAGGGGAAGCAGACTCTCATGCTGGCTGTACCCGATAGCATGCAGCAGGCGTCCTGGCACCCACTGTACCCGGCATGGCCtgttccctccccagcccagccaccgGCTGAGGTCTCCCGGAGAAAGGCGTAGTGGGACCCGGTGGAGAAAGGCGCAGTGCTCCTGCCCATGTGACCGAGATGGGGTGGCCAGTCCTAGGGCCTCGATGGCATGGCTGACCGGGACCTGGCAGGAGGGATCCCttttgcggggcggggggggggcgctgctggCTGGAGGGTGGGctccctctggctctggg from Eretmochelys imbricata isolate rEreImb1 chromosome 19, rEreImb1.hap1, whole genome shotgun sequence encodes the following:
- the FGR gene encoding tyrosine-protein kinase Fgr — translated: MGCVYCKEKGSNKGQTENVDGTTSSASKSCYGPDPTQQNLSSSFTRIPDYNNFHSTPVSTAGAPAFMGPGLYPGNTLHVCGGGITGGGVTLFIALYDYEARTEDDLTFLKGEKFHIINNTEGDWWEARSLNTGATGYVPSNYVAPVDSIQAEEWYFGKMGRKDAERQLLCHGNPRGTFLIRESETSKGAYSLSIRDWDETKGDHVKHYKIRKLDNGGYYITTRSQFETIQELVQHYIEFNDGLCHLLTRVCPNMKPQTMSLSKDAWEITRESVSLDKKLGMGCFGDVWMGTWNGTTKVAVKTLKPGTMSPEAFLEEAQIMKRLRHDKLVQLYAVVSEEPIYIVTEFMSQGSLLDFLKDGDGRFLKLPQLVDMSAQIAAGMAYIERMNYIHRDLRAANILVADNLVCKIADFGLARLIEDNEYTARQGAKFPIKWTAPEAALYGKFTIKSDVWSFGILLTELVTKGRVPYPGMNNREVLEQVERGYRMQCPGSCPPSLHELMVQCWKKEPEERPTFEYLQSFLEDYFTATEPQYQPGDNQ